The proteins below come from a single Aegilops tauschii subsp. strangulata cultivar AL8/78 chromosome 6, Aet v6.0, whole genome shotgun sequence genomic window:
- the LOC109787208 gene encoding uncharacterized protein: MKIRHVLTRSITFLVMVLVLLVLVPEGMMLVTGVKSPAMAVLSESMEPAIKKGDMVFVHNMSNEPFREGEVVLFKVDGFEHPIVHRVIKVYEHRDTREIRILTKGDNNSVDDRFLYASGQLWLQPHDIIGRVAGYLPYAGWPSVFISEAYKVSLFLLMKDVAEWWKHYNSRSTMGNNVTTADLCGLPP, encoded by the exons ATGAAGATCCGGCATGTGCTCACCCGATCCATCACCTTCCTCG TTATGGTCCTTGTGTTGTTGGTGTTGGTGCCCGAGGGAATGATGCTAGTGACGGGTGTCAAGTCACCGGCGATGGCGGTTTTGTCGGAAAGTATGGAGCCTGCAATTAAAAAG GGCGATATGGTGTTTGTGCACAACATGAGCAATGAACCTTTCCGCGAAGGAGAGGTCGTTCTTTTCAAAGTTGATGGCTTTGAACATCCAATTGTCCATCGTGTGATCAAG GTTTACGAGCATCGAGACACTCGAGAAATCCGAATACTCACCAAAGGAGACAACAATTCAGTGGATGACCGATTTCTCTATGCGAGCGGGCAGCTTTGGCTTCAACCGCATGACATTATTGGACGGGTTGCAGG CTATCTGCCATATGCTGGATGGCCTAGTGTCTTCATCAGTGAAGCTTATAAG GTCTCTCTTTTTCTTCTTATGAAAGATGTTGCTGAATGGTGGAAGCACTACAACTCCAGAAGTACTATGGGTAACAATGTAACCACGGCAGATTTATGTGGGTTGCCTCCATAG
- the LOC109787209 gene encoding putative ripening-related protein 5, with the protein MAIVLVATLSASHTASCLVRPHDVVGCQPSGYLPGRSRHCETSNSPDCCVDGKQYLQFLCSPPVSSATWAVLTVNGFGKGKDGGLPSECDGAYHDDSEMVVALSTGWFSGMSRCGRSIKITAKGGSSMHAKVVDECDSVHGCDAEHNYEEPCAYNVVDASPAVWDALGLDQIIGLQDVTWSDE; encoded by the coding sequence ATGGCCATCGTCCTCGTCGCCACGCTCTCGGCCTCCCACACCGCGTCATGCCTGGTTCGGCCGCACGACGTCGTCGGCTGCCAGCCCAGCGGGTACCTCCCGGGCAGGTCCAGGCACTGCGAGACGAGCAACAGCCCGGACTGCTGCGTCGACGGCAAGCAGTACCTGCAGTTCCTCTGCTCGCCGCCCGTCTCCTCCGCCACCTGGGCCGTCCTCACGGTCAACGGCTTCGGCAAGGGCAAGGACGGCGGCCTCCCATCCGAGTGCGACGGCGCGTACCACGACGACTCGGAGATGGTCGTCGCGCTCTCCACCGGCTGGTTCAGCGGCATGTCCCGCTGCGGCCGCAGCATCAAGATCACGGCGAAGGGCGGCAGCTCCATGCACGCCAAGGTGGTGGACGAGTGCGACTCCGTCCACGGTTGCGACGCCGAGCACAACTACGAAGAGCCATGCGCCTACAACGTCGTGGACGCCTCGCCGGCAGTGTGGGACGCCCTAGGCCTCGACCAGATCATCGGTTTGCAGGATGTCACCTGGTCTGATGAGTAA